A part of Synchiropus splendidus isolate RoL2022-P1 chromosome 19, RoL_Sspl_1.0, whole genome shotgun sequence genomic DNA contains:
- the retreg3 gene encoding reticulophagy regulator 3 encodes MAHTVATADANYGQSSSSSGRRSSQRDDQVRAVKAALLTRLGPYEPVLTYLQTVLVWERPIHCVLLYILILLVFSFFVLTSFRLLFLLAAGLIVLVCVDTWKNKIWPLIKFRHQEESENESWGLVQPNILSVPEMCHHLAEAWVSCTVLASMLIQYKRNKPGKFCILTCSVFFCLAVFGNYCPGAWIVFLVVLFNLLLPLLEYRKVFHYMGVMLEPALQWFDFSDHGYMMSKPIDNQFLRKPVHGAAGGEASDSEEELAAFCPKFDDAVVAKELALSDSEHSDAEVSYTDNGTFNLSRGQTPLTEGSEDLDRHSDAEESFAQDLPDFPSINPDATLMDDDDDTSIGLPSLAMSGLHSHRDSVLEVEDHLDSDQDDLDEDLSLSSHPPAARFSTDLTGELAGVIASNMIQAALAGALQPHAPPSQRRAGPPRAGSRQNYRKQSSAELDTDLDAEDFEMLDQSELNQMDPLGGGGSRQGRSQGAGFLSNFLGKPQ; translated from the exons ATGGCACACACTGTGGCAACGGCTGACGCGAACTATGGCCAGTCGAGCTCGAGTAGTGGACGGCGCTCCAGCCAAAGAGACGACCAGGTGCGGGCTGTCAAAGCCGCTCTTCTGACCAGGTTGGGGCCCTACGAGCCGGTGCTGACCTACCTGCAGACCGTCCTGGTGTGGGAGAGACCCATTCATTGCGTTCTACTCTACATACTGATCCTCCTCGTCTTCAG TTTCTTTGTTCTGACCTCATTTCGCCTGCTGTTCCTGCTGGCTGCTGGCTTGATTGTGTTGGTCTGCGTTGATACCTGGAAGAACAAGATCTGGCCGCTCATCAAAT TCAGGCATCAGGAAGAGTCTGAGAATGAGAG CTGGGGTCTGGTGCAGCCCAACATCCTCAGTGTTCCCGAAATGTGCCACCACTTGGCTGAAGCCTGGGTCAGCTGTACTGTTCTTGCCTCCATGTTGATTCAGTACAAGCGAAACAAACCAGGGAAG TTCTGCATCCTGACCTGCTCAGTCTTCTTCTGCCTGGCTGTCTTCGGCAACTACTGCCCTGGAGCGTGGATAGTGTTTTTAGTTG TGCTGTTTAATCTTCTGTTGCCACTGCTGGAGTACCGCAAGGTCTTCCACTATATGGGTGTGATGCTGGAGCCGGCCCTGCAGTGGTTCGACTTCAGCGATCATGGGTACATGATGTCAAAGCCCATTGATAATCAGT TCCTGAGGAAGCCCGTCCATGGCGCCGCTGGCGGAGAGGCcagtgacagtgaggaggagctgGCGGCTTTCTGCCCCAAG TTTGATGATGCTGTTGTTGCTAAAGAGCTGGCGCTCAGCGACTCAGAACACTCGGACGCTGAGGTGTCTTACACTGACAATGGGACGTTCAATCTGTCCCGAGGACAGACTCCGCTGACTGAGGGATCTGAAG ATCTGGACCGACACAGCGATGCCGAGGAGTCGTTCGCTCAGGATCTCCCCGACTTCCCCTCCATCAACCCGGACGCCACCCTGATGGACGACGATGACGACACCAGCATTGGTCTGCCCAGCCTGGCCATGTCTGGCCTCCACAGTCACCGGGACTCAGTGCTGGAGGTTGAGGATCACCTGGACTCGGATCAGGATGATCTGGACGAGGACCTGTCCCTCAGCAGCCATCCGCCCGCCGCCAGGTTCTCCACCGACTTAACTGGAGAATTGGCTGGAGTGATCGCCAGCAACATGATCCAGGCGGCGTTGGCTGGAGCGCTGCAGCCTCATGCTCCGCCCTCCCAGCGCAGAGCTGGTCCTCCTCGGGCTGGGTCCCGCCAAAACTACCGCAAACAGTCAAGCGCGGAGCTCGACACCGACCTGGACGCGGAGGACTTTGAAATGCTGGATCAGTCGGAACTAAACCAGATGGATCCACTTGGAGGGGGAGGATCCAGACAAGGGCGGAGCCAGGGGGCTGGCTTCTTGTCCAACTTCCTTGGTAAACCTCAGTAA
- the tubg1 gene encoding tubulin gamma-1 chain: protein MPREIITLQLGQCGNQIGFEFWKQLCAEHGISPEGIVEEFATEGTDRKDVFFYQADDEHYIPRAVLLDLEPRVIHSILNSPYANLYNPENIYLSEHGGGAGNNWASGYSQGKKIQEDIFDIIDREADGSDSLEGFVLCHSIAGGTGSGLGSYLLEKLNDRYPKKLVQTYSVFPNQDEMSDVVVQPYNSLLTLKRLTQNADCVVVLDNTALNRIATDRLHIQNPSFSQINQLVSTIMSASTTTLRYPGYMNNDLIGLIASLIPTPRLHFLMTGYTPLTTDQSVASVRKTTVLDVMRRLLQPKNVMVSTGRERQPSHCYIAILNIIQGEVDPTQVHKSLQRIRERKLASFIPWGPASIQVALSRKSPYLPSAHRVSGLMMANHTSISSLFERTCRQYDKLRKREAFLEQFRKEDIFKDNFDELDNSREVVQQLVDEYSAATRPDYISWGTQEQ, encoded by the exons ATGCCGCGGGAAATTATTACCCTTCAGCTTGGACAATGTGGAAACCAAA TCGGGTTTGAGTTTTGGAAGCAGCTGTGTGCAGAGCATGGCATCAGCCCAGAAGGGATTGTTGAGGAGTTCGCCACCGAAGGGACCGACAGGAAGGATGTTTTCTTCTATCAG GCTGACGATGAACATTACATCCCTCGCGCTGTACTCTTGGATCTGGAGCCGAGAGTAATCCACTCCATCCTCAACTCGCCGTACGCAAACCTGTACAACCCGGAGAACATCTACCTGTCAGAACATGGCGGTGGGGCTGGAAACAACTGGGCAAGTGGATATTCACAG GGAAAGAAAATCCAAGAGGACATTTTTGACATCATTGATCGAGAGGCTGACGGCAGTGACAGTCTTGAG GGATTCGTCCTGTGCCACTCCATCGCTGGAGGCACCGGCTCCGGCCTGGGCTCCTACCTGCTGGAGAAACTTAACGACAG GTACCCCAAGAAGCTGGTGCAGACCTACTCCGTCTTCCCCAACCAGGACGAGATGAGTGACGTGGTGGTTCAGCCGTAcaactcgctgctcactctgaAGAGACTCACCCAGAACGCCGACTGTGTG GTGGTTTTGGACAACACGGCTCTCAATCGCATCGCCACGGACCGACTGCACATCCAGAACCCGTCGTTCTCTCAGATCAACCAGCTG GTGTCCACCATCATGTCGGCCAGCACCACCACCCTGCGCTACCCTGGATACATGAACAACGACCTGATCGGCCTCATCGCCTCCCTCATCCCGACGCCTCGGCTGCACTTCCTGATGACCGGCTACACCCCGCTGACCACGGACCAGTCG GTGGCGAGTGTGAGGAAGACCACGGTGCTGGACGTGATGAGGAGACTCCTGCAGCCCAAGAACGTCATGGTGtccacagggagagagaggcagcccAGCCACTGCTACATCGCCATCCTCAACATCATCCAGGGGGAGGTGGACCCCACTCAG GTGCACAAAAGCCTCCAGAGGATCAGGGAGCGGAAGCTGGCCAGCTTCATCCCCTGGGGTCCTGCTAGTATCCAGGTGGCCTTGTCCAGGAAGTCCCCGTACCTGCCGTCCGCTCACAGAGTCAGCGGCCTGATGATGGCCAACCACACCAGCATCTCCTCC CTGTTCGAGCGAACGTGCCGACAGTACGACAAACTGCGGAAGCGCGAGGCTTTCCTGGAGCAGTTCCGCAAGGAGGACATCTTCAAGGACAACTTCGACGAGCTGGACAACTCCAGGGAGGTGGTCCAGCAGCTGGTGGACGAGTACAGCGCCGCCACGCGGCCCGACTACATCTCATGGGGGACGCAGGAGCAGTGA